The window TTTTGGTCGTCTAAAAATATTCCGAATCGGTTTGAGTAAGATGTCATTTTTTCTACAAACAACAGTTGCTTTACAGTTTTAATAATTCGACCGATTGAAAATATGTACTTACTTCTCAGGAATCAAAGAATAAATGTTTCAATAATTCTCATCATATCTTTTTAAAATTATGTTATAATTTATTGCAAGGTTAAAATATTTAGGGAGAAAACCAATGTCACCAACAAAAGAAATAATATCAAAAGCCTTACATCTTAAACCAGCGGAAAAATCCATAGTTATTGAAGCTTTAATGAAAAGTTTAGATGTTCCCGATCCTGAGATTGAAAAAATATGGGCTGATGAAGCAGATAAAAGGTTGAAAGCCTATAAAGCTGGGAAATTAAAAACGGTTTCTTTTGAGGATATGTTTAAAAGAAAATAATCATGGAAATAAGAATTCTTGAAATTGCCCATTTAGAATTTAAAGAGGCAAAAGAATTTTGTGAAATAGAACAATCAGGTTTAGGTTCTAAATTTGAAAATAAAATTGAACAATCGCTTCTTCACATTAAGCAATTTCCACAAGCATGGCCGCCCGAACGTAAAGAAATCAGAAAATATTTAGTCAATAAGTTTCCTTACAAAATAATTTATTCAATACAAGATGACAAAATTGTTATTCTTGCATTTGCACATTTACACAGGAAGCCTGATTACTGGGTTGATAGATTAAAATTAAAATTTAAACAGGGCAATTAGAAGCAGAATAATATTAAGTTAGGATAATGAAAATGGTGCTTAAGAATTCGCGGGATGGGGTTTTAAAACAACTTTCAGCGATTCTTTCGCTTCAGAAGCGATATTAAATCCTTTCTGAATATCCTGCAAAGGGAATGTGTGTGTTATCATTCCTTTTACGTCTATCTTCTTATTTTTAATAAGCTTTAAGGATTCTTCAAGGTCGTCAGGGGCGGCGCCGTAAGATGAAACTATCGCGAGTTCGTTTCTCCAGAAATCAACTGTCGGGATCTTTATATCGGAATTTGGTATCGCGAAAAGTAAAATAACGCATTTTTTATCCGCGCATTTAAAAGTTGTTTCCACAGCCTGCATGGCGCCCGCGCAAATAATTATCCGGTCGGCTTTTATATCTATGTTTTGCGCCGCGTTTATTACTTCATCCGCGCCGTATTTTTTTGCCTGACCCAGCCTGTATTCATTCAGGTCAGAGGCAATAACCTTCGCGCCTTTAAATTTGGCCAATTCGATATTCAATAAACCGGAAATACCGCATCCCAGTATTAAGACAGTCTGGCCTTTTTTGATGCCGGTAATTCTCTGCCCCCGTACGACACAGGCAAGGGGTTCGATCATTGTTCCTTCATCAAAAGAAACATTTTTGGGCAGGATATAGGTACCTGAATCAACATTTATTTTCGGTACCCTTACAAATTCGCTGTAACCGCCCGGGTCATAATTTCCCTCGTGAAGGGTCTTACACGCGGTGTGATTGCCTGCGAGGCAGTATTTACATTTATCGCAGGGGACATGATGGCTTACAAAAACCCTCTGGCCGGTTTTGAAATTATTCGATTTGGATTCGACGATCTCGCCGACTATCTCATGACCGAGTACGCGCGGGGCCTTTTTGATCCTGTACCATTCCATGAGGTCAGTCCCGCAAATTCCACTGGATATTACTTTTACAAGTATCTCGCCTTTGCTGATTTGCGGAACAGGGCGTTCTTCGATTCTTATGTCTTTGTTATTGTGATAAACAGCGACTTTCATATTTTTTATTGTATCAAGGTTGACACTTCTGACACTTTGATACTTGATACTTTAAGCTTAATTGTATCAAAGTATCAAGGGCTAAAATATGACACATTTGACACTATGATATGATACTTTGACATATTAGGTTTTACTTTTTTATTTCCTTTTAACTTCGTCGTACAAATCTAACGCTTTCTTTACATTGGCTTTTTCATGAACAATCGCCTGCAACGCCCTTGCCATGGCTGTTGGATTGGGGCTCTGCCAGACATTCCTGCCAAGGTTTATACCTATCGCGCCTTTCTGCATGCCGTCGTAAACAAACTCAAGGACTTCTTTTTCGGTTTCACATTTGGGCCCGCCAGCCATAACAACGGGAACTGGGCACCCGCTGACGACTTTATCGAAATCTTTTTCACACCAGTATGTTTTTACGACATGCGCGCCGAGTTCAGCCGCGATACGGCAGCATAATGCAAGATAACGGGCTTCACGTTTTTCCATCTCCCTGCCGACTGCTGTCACAGCCATTACCGGTATCCCGTAATTTTCGCATTTGTTAACGGTGTCTGCAAGATTTTGTAGAGTTTCTTTCTCATAATCACTCCCGATAAAAACCGAAAGACCTACTGCCGAGGCATTGAGACGGATAACTTCCTCGATGGATGTAGTTATAATTTCATTTGCCAAATCTTTTCCAACCATGCTTGTCCCGCCGGATATTCTCAAAATTATCGGTTTACTGCCTGCTGCGTCAATACAGGAACGAAGCACGCCTCTTGTAACAAACAAAGCGTCACAATACGGCATCAGGGGCTTTACCGTTTCTCCCGGTTTTTCAAGCTTTGAAGTAGGTCCCTGGAAATAACCATGGTCTATCGGCATAAAAAAACAATGGCCGTCAGGTTGAATAAGTTTACTTAACCTATTTTTTAATCCCCAATCCATTTTTTCCTCCTATTTCGTAAACCGTTAAACGTAATGCGTGAAAAGCGTATATTTCTTCTCGCTTTCCACCTTTTTACGTTTTACATTTCACGTTTTACATGGTTTTATTATCAAAAATTCCTTTTGTATCAGCCAGTGATGAAACTGGTAAGTAGTGTATAAACAAGCCGTTTTGCATTTCTCACGGATTTTTTCATATCCGGGTGAACCTTCCTGTTCCGCGTTTAATTCCAGTTGCCTCGAACATTTCACGTCATTGCAGAATTCACGGCGTTTGTATTCAACAAATCCTTTCGGTAAAGCTGTCATAATTTCCTCATATGTTGATTAAAATAGAAGATATTATATCATTTTTCAAAAATATAATAAAGTAAAAAATAATTGCCTTGACCCTTTTATTCATTTTTATTATAATTCCATATGTAATTCATAACGAAATTTAATTAAACAGGAGGAGTTTAGCATGTCAAAAATTAACGATTTAGTTCCACAAAATGCCCGTAAAATAATAGGTAAATCCAGCAAGCTTTTACCTTTAAGTTCACATGATATATTAA of the bacterium genome contains:
- a CDS encoding addiction module protein: MSPTKEIISKALHLKPAEKSIVIEALMKSLDVPDPEIEKIWADEADKRLKAYKAGKLKTVSFEDMFKRK
- a CDS encoding type II toxin-antitoxin system RelE/ParE family toxin, yielding MEIRILEIAHLEFKEAKEFCEIEQSGLGSKFENKIEQSLLHIKQFPQAWPPERKEIRKYLVNKFPYKIIYSIQDDKIVILAFAHLHRKPDYWVDRLKLKFKQGN
- a CDS encoding alcohol dehydrogenase catalytic domain-containing protein, whose amino-acid sequence is MKVAVYHNNKDIRIEERPVPQISKGEILVKVISSGICGTDLMEWYRIKKAPRVLGHEIVGEIVESKSNNFKTGQRVFVSHHVPCDKCKYCLAGNHTACKTLHEGNYDPGGYSEFVRVPKINVDSGTYILPKNVSFDEGTMIEPLACVVRGQRITGIKKGQTVLILGCGISGLLNIELAKFKGAKVIASDLNEYRLGQAKKYGADEVINAAQNIDIKADRIIICAGAMQAVETTFKCADKKCVILLFAIPNSDIKIPTVDFWRNELAIVSSYGAAPDDLEESLKLIKNKKIDVKGMITHTFPLQDIQKGFNIASEAKESLKVVLKPHPANS
- the lsrF gene encoding 3-hydroxy-5-phosphonooxypentane-2,4-dione thiolase is translated as MDWGLKNRLSKLIQPDGHCFFMPIDHGYFQGPTSKLEKPGETVKPLMPYCDALFVTRGVLRSCIDAAGSKPIILRISGGTSMVGKDLANEIITTSIEEVIRLNASAVGLSVFIGSDYEKETLQNLADTVNKCENYGIPVMAVTAVGREMEKREARYLALCCRIAAELGAHVVKTYWCEKDFDKVVSGCPVPVVMAGGPKCETEKEVLEFVYDGMQKGAIGINLGRNVWQSPNPTAMARALQAIVHEKANVKKALDLYDEVKRK